Proteins encoded within one genomic window of Meriones unguiculatus strain TT.TT164.6M chromosome 20, Bangor_MerUng_6.1, whole genome shotgun sequence:
- the Gopc gene encoding Golgi-associated PDZ and coiled-coil motif-containing protein isoform X1 — protein MSAGGPCPAGAGGGPGSASCPVGVSPGGVSMFRWLEVLEKEFDKAFVDVDLLLGEIDPDQADITYEGRQKMTSLSSCFAQLCHKAQTVSQINHKLEAQLVDLRSELTETQAEKLVLEKEVHDQLLQLHSTQLQLHAKTGQSVDSGTIKAKLSFPSVEDLERELEANKTEKVKEARLEAEVKLLRKENEALRRHIAVLQAEVYGARLAAKYLDKELAGRVQQIQLLGRDMKGPAHDKLWNQLEAEIHLHRHKTVIRACRGRNDLKRPMQAPPGHDQDSLKKSQGVGPIRKVLLLKEDHEGLGISITGGKEHGVPILISEIHPGQPADRCGGLHVGDAILAVNGVNLRDTKHKEAVTILSQQRGEIEFEVVYVAPEVDSDDENVEYEDESGHRYRLYLDELEGGGNPGASCKDSGGEIKVLQGYNKKTVSDTHENGDMGASGESPVDDSAARAADLHSLHHKKAY, from the exons ATGTCGGCGGGCGGCCCATGCCCGGCGGGAGCCGGCGGCGGCCCAGGGAGCGCCTCCTGCCCTGTAGGGGTCTCCCCTGGCGGGGTGTCCATGTTCCGGTGGCTggaggtgctggagaaggagttcGATAAGGCCTTCGTAGATGTGGATCTGCTTCTGGGCGAGATCGATCCGGACCAGGCGGACATCACTTATGAGGGGCGTCAGAAGATGACCAGCCTTAGCTCCTGCTTTGCGCAGCTTTGCCACAAAGCCCAGACTGTGTCCCAGATCAACCACAAGCTAGAG GCACAGTTGGTAGATCTGCGATCCGAACTGACAGAGACTCAAGCAGAAAAACTTGTCCTGGAGAAAGAAGTCCATGACCAGCTTTTACAGCTGCACTCCACCCAGCTTCAGCTTCATGCCAAAACTGGTCAAAGTGTTGACTCTGGTACCATTAAGGCAAAATTG TCTTTCCCCTCTGTGGAGGATCTG GAAAGAGAGCTTGaagcaaataaaacagaaaaggtaaAAGAAGCTCGACTTGAAGCTGAAGTGAAGCTGCTGAGGAAGGAGAACGAGGCCCTTCGCAGGCACATAGCTGTTCTCCAGGCTGAAGTTTATGGGGCGAGGTTGGCTGCCAAGTACTTGGATAAGGAGCTGGCGGGCAG GGTCCAACAGATACAATTACTGGGACGAGATATGAAGGGACCTGCTCATGATAAGCTCTGGAACCAGTTAGAAGCTGAAATACATTTGCATCGCCACAAAACTGTCATCAGAGCCTGCAGAGGACGCAATGACTTGAAGCGACCCATGCAAGCGCCCCCAGGCCAT GATCAAGACTCTTTGAAGAAAAGCCAGGGAGTTGGTCCAATTAGAAAAGTTCTCCTCCTTAAGGAAGATCATGAAGGCCTTGGCATTTCAATTACA GGTGGGAAGGAGCATGGTGTTCCCATTCTCATCTCTGAGATCCATCCAGGACAGCCTGCGGATAGATGTGGAGGGCTGCATGTGGGGGATGCTATTCTGGCAGTGAATGGAGTTAACCTAAGAGATACAAAGCATAAAGAAGCTGTAACCATACTTTCCCAGCAG AGAGGAGAGATTGAATTTGAAGTAGTCTACGTGGCTCCTGAAGTGGATTCTGATGATGAAAATGTAGAGTATGAAGATGAGAGTGGACACCGCTACCGTTTGTATCTTGATGAGTTAGAAGGAGGTGGTAATCCTGGCGCTAGTTGCAAAGACAGTGGTGGTGAAATAAAAGTGTTACAAg GGTATAATAAGAAGACAGTGAGTGATACACATGAGAATGGGGACATGGGGGCTTCGGGTGAAAGCCCTGTAGATGACAGTGCTGCCCGAGCAGCTGATCTGCACAGTCTGCATCATAAAAAGGCTTACTAA
- the Gopc gene encoding Golgi-associated PDZ and coiled-coil motif-containing protein isoform X2 codes for MSAGGPCPAGAGGGPGSASCPVGVSPGGVSMFRWLEVLEKEFDKAFVDVDLLLGEIDPDQADITYEGRQKMTSLSSCFAQLCHKAQTVSQINHKLEAQLVDLRSELTETQAEKLVLEKEVHDQLLQLHSTQLQLHAKTGQSVDSGTIKAKLERELEANKTEKVKEARLEAEVKLLRKENEALRRHIAVLQAEVYGARLAAKYLDKELAGRVQQIQLLGRDMKGPAHDKLWNQLEAEIHLHRHKTVIRACRGRNDLKRPMQAPPGHDQDSLKKSQGVGPIRKVLLLKEDHEGLGISITGGKEHGVPILISEIHPGQPADRCGGLHVGDAILAVNGVNLRDTKHKEAVTILSQQRGEIEFEVVYVAPEVDSDDENVEYEDESGHRYRLYLDELEGGGNPGASCKDSGGEIKVLQGYNKKTVSDTHENGDMGASGESPVDDSAARAADLHSLHHKKAY; via the exons ATGTCGGCGGGCGGCCCATGCCCGGCGGGAGCCGGCGGCGGCCCAGGGAGCGCCTCCTGCCCTGTAGGGGTCTCCCCTGGCGGGGTGTCCATGTTCCGGTGGCTggaggtgctggagaaggagttcGATAAGGCCTTCGTAGATGTGGATCTGCTTCTGGGCGAGATCGATCCGGACCAGGCGGACATCACTTATGAGGGGCGTCAGAAGATGACCAGCCTTAGCTCCTGCTTTGCGCAGCTTTGCCACAAAGCCCAGACTGTGTCCCAGATCAACCACAAGCTAGAG GCACAGTTGGTAGATCTGCGATCCGAACTGACAGAGACTCAAGCAGAAAAACTTGTCCTGGAGAAAGAAGTCCATGACCAGCTTTTACAGCTGCACTCCACCCAGCTTCAGCTTCATGCCAAAACTGGTCAAAGTGTTGACTCTGGTACCATTAAGGCAAAATTG GAAAGAGAGCTTGaagcaaataaaacagaaaaggtaaAAGAAGCTCGACTTGAAGCTGAAGTGAAGCTGCTGAGGAAGGAGAACGAGGCCCTTCGCAGGCACATAGCTGTTCTCCAGGCTGAAGTTTATGGGGCGAGGTTGGCTGCCAAGTACTTGGATAAGGAGCTGGCGGGCAG GGTCCAACAGATACAATTACTGGGACGAGATATGAAGGGACCTGCTCATGATAAGCTCTGGAACCAGTTAGAAGCTGAAATACATTTGCATCGCCACAAAACTGTCATCAGAGCCTGCAGAGGACGCAATGACTTGAAGCGACCCATGCAAGCGCCCCCAGGCCAT GATCAAGACTCTTTGAAGAAAAGCCAGGGAGTTGGTCCAATTAGAAAAGTTCTCCTCCTTAAGGAAGATCATGAAGGCCTTGGCATTTCAATTACA GGTGGGAAGGAGCATGGTGTTCCCATTCTCATCTCTGAGATCCATCCAGGACAGCCTGCGGATAGATGTGGAGGGCTGCATGTGGGGGATGCTATTCTGGCAGTGAATGGAGTTAACCTAAGAGATACAAAGCATAAAGAAGCTGTAACCATACTTTCCCAGCAG AGAGGAGAGATTGAATTTGAAGTAGTCTACGTGGCTCCTGAAGTGGATTCTGATGATGAAAATGTAGAGTATGAAGATGAGAGTGGACACCGCTACCGTTTGTATCTTGATGAGTTAGAAGGAGGTGGTAATCCTGGCGCTAGTTGCAAAGACAGTGGTGGTGAAATAAAAGTGTTACAAg GGTATAATAAGAAGACAGTGAGTGATACACATGAGAATGGGGACATGGGGGCTTCGGGTGAAAGCCCTGTAGATGACAGTGCTGCCCGAGCAGCTGATCTGCACAGTCTGCATCATAAAAAGGCTTACTAA